From Candidatus Nomurabacteria bacterium, one genomic window encodes:
- a CDS encoding ParB/RepB/Spo0J family partition protein yields the protein MARGLGKGIDAILPNDININRLVPGVVVQEIEVTSIVPNPEQPRRTISEFELSELAQSIAEHGVLQPLLVSKTSSGYQVIAGERRLRAATQAGLSRVPCIVRTLDDLQTLQVALIENMQRQDLSPLEQAVSIKRLHDDFGQTYEQVAKSLGRAYASVANTVRLLKLPEEIQNALAKKQISEGHARSLLALQDTSEQMILFKNIIEHGWSVRRAEQYVVEVKASAKIENKKVAQRHTNYLEDEWTASLTKKLNSQVVIQPTAKGGYIKIEYKNDDELSRIKSQLSQQETNGP from the coding sequence ATGGCTAGGGGATTAGGCAAGGGAATTGATGCGATTTTACCTAACGATATAAATATCAACCGACTTGTGCCGGGTGTCGTAGTTCAAGAAATTGAAGTGACTTCTATAGTCCCAAACCCAGAACAGCCACGTCGTACAATATCTGAATTTGAATTGTCTGAACTAGCTCAATCAATCGCCGAACACGGAGTATTACAACCACTATTAGTAAGTAAAACAAGCAGCGGTTACCAGGTTATTGCTGGCGAACGTCGCCTAAGAGCCGCAACTCAAGCTGGCCTCAGTCGGGTACCATGTATAGTCAGAACACTCGATGACCTGCAAACACTCCAAGTGGCTCTAATTGAAAATATGCAACGCCAAGATCTGAGCCCACTCGAACAAGCGGTTTCCATAAAGCGTTTACACGATGACTTCGGACAGACATACGAGCAGGTAGCTAAAAGTCTCGGTAGGGCATACGCATCTGTTGCGAATACTGTACGCTTACTTAAACTGCCAGAAGAAATTCAGAATGCTCTTGCAAAAAAGCAGATTAGCGAAGGCCATGCCCGTAGTCTGCTTGCGCTTCAGGATACATCTGAGCAAATGATATTATTCAAGAACATTATCGAACACGGATGGTCTGTAAGACGTGCCGAACAGTACGTAGTCGAGGTCAAAGCTTCGGCAAAAATAGAGAATAAAAAAGTTGCTCAACGCCATACAAACTACCTTGAAGATGAATGGACTGCCAGCCTTACTAAGAAGTTGAATAGCCAAGTAGTGATCCAGCCTACAGCTAAGGGCGGATATATAAAAATTGAATACAAAAATGATGATGAGCTAAGTCGAATTAAATCACAACTCAGCCAACAGGAAACAAACGGACCGTGA
- a CDS encoding ParA family protein, which produces MVISVINQKGGVGKTTTSINLSAELARNGKKVLLVDLDPQGNATSGLGIGIAENSFGVDSLLSGEAELAGVAQKLVNLGFDLVPSDGSLAGLDLQLVNHEHREHILSNVLKGASYDYIVIDCPPSMGLFSINALTASDQVIIPVQAEYYALEGLGQLLQLIQRVQETANPNLRVMGLLLTMFDKRTSLSTDVKQQLQNHFADLVMQTVIPRNVRLAEAPSYGLPIYQYDKWSKGAKAYKLLAKEVTQHG; this is translated from the coding sequence ATGGTTATTTCTGTGATTAACCAAAAAGGGGGAGTAGGCAAAACGACTACGTCTATCAACCTCTCCGCAGAACTAGCCCGAAATGGCAAAAAAGTACTACTTGTAGATTTAGACCCACAAGGTAATGCTACGAGTGGGCTTGGTATTGGTATAGCCGAAAATTCTTTTGGAGTCGATAGTTTACTTAGTGGTGAGGCGGAGCTAGCTGGAGTTGCTCAAAAACTTGTAAATTTAGGTTTTGATCTAGTGCCTTCAGATGGTTCGCTAGCCGGACTAGATCTGCAGCTAGTTAACCACGAACACCGTGAACATATCTTGAGTAATGTACTAAAAGGCGCAAGCTACGACTATATTGTAATTGATTGTCCACCTTCGATGGGATTATTTTCGATTAATGCTTTGACGGCGAGTGATCAAGTAATAATTCCAGTTCAAGCGGAGTATTATGCGCTCGAGGGGTTGGGTCAACTTTTACAGCTTATTCAACGTGTCCAAGAAACAGCCAATCCCAATCTGAGAGTAATGGGGTTGTTGTTGACTATGTTTGATAAACGAACAAGTCTTTCGACGGATGTTAAGCAGCAACTCCAAAATCATTTTGCCGATCTCGTAATGCAGACTGTTATCCCACGGAATGTTCGTCTAGCCGAAGCACCAAGTTACGGATTACCGATTTATCAGTACGATAAGTGGTCAAAAGGCGCCAAAGCCTATAAACTGTTGGCTAAGGAGGTTACGCAACATGGCTAG
- the lepB gene encoding signal peptidase I produces MDEENKPVQNLPEQTPTTSNEWSLKGFYRQHKSLLSSLMLFGAAFLTALMINAFVFQPYEVEGSSMEPTLHNADRLIVSKTGKTWSRITQTDYIPSRGDIVIFNSDKLGKQLIKRVVGIPGDRVVVSQGTVTVYNQENPDGFNPDKLENLDLYKYTEGNVDQVVEAGTIYVIGDNRLPSASLDSRVFGLVSSKDIVGVLSLRMYPFDQIDRF; encoded by the coding sequence ATGGATGAAGAAAATAAACCGGTTCAGAACTTACCAGAACAGACGCCTACTACATCGAATGAATGGAGCCTGAAGGGCTTCTATCGGCAACATAAAAGTCTATTATCATCTCTAATGCTGTTTGGTGCCGCTTTCTTGACGGCACTAATGATTAATGCATTCGTGTTTCAACCTTACGAAGTCGAAGGCAGTAGCATGGAACCAACTCTCCACAATGCCGACAGGCTTATAGTTAGTAAAACAGGCAAAACCTGGAGTCGTATTACCCAAACCGACTATATTCCAAGTCGTGGCGATATAGTTATCTTTAACAGCGATAAACTTGGGAAACAGCTCATAAAACGAGTCGTCGGTATACCTGGTGACCGAGTTGTTGTTAGCCAAGGTACAGTTACCGTTTATAATCAGGAAAATCCCGATGGTTTTAACCCAGACAAACTGGAAAATTTAGATCTCTACAAATACACCGAAGGCAATGTAGATCAAGTGGTCGAAGCAGGCACGATTTATGTTATTGGCGACAATCGATTACCGAGTGCCTCGCTAGATTCTCGAGTGTTTGGCCTAGTGAGCTCAAAAGATATTGTCGGGGTTTTAAGTTTGCGCATGTACCCTTTTGATCAAATCGATCGCTTCTAA
- a CDS encoding serine hydrolase: MRRLNKLSFTITLLLIVSIIGNIILFNAVNSSNDIQDSSSSQSYRLLAKRLFLDNPNDKRINFSSLRSSFRQYFSDNSLSGSLYFEYLPTGTSVRVNPDVKYRAASLIKLPVAMELYKAKELGKVNLSDTIKLKQEWLNDGYGELYKKGAGYMLSLGEAVEILLTDSDNTALRAILDTTTPILEDQDRALGALDIELSMANDGSIDIGTRSYSSFLKCLYFACYNSKGDSQAILELLTKTSFDNRIVAGVDDKSIEIAHKIGVFNMQVQSDCGIVYLENNNYVICIMLEGNDDDTTNSHIANLSKLAYEYLAK, from the coding sequence ATGAGACGGCTAAACAAGCTATCATTTACCATAACCCTCTTACTCATAGTTTCGATCATTGGCAATATTATACTATTCAATGCAGTCAACAGCTCTAACGATATTCAAGACAGCTCCAGCTCCCAAAGTTATCGGTTGCTCGCAAAGCGCCTATTCTTAGATAATCCGAATGATAAACGTATAAATTTTAGCAGCCTTAGGTCAAGCTTTAGACAATATTTTTCCGACAATAGTCTGTCGGGCTCGTTATATTTCGAATACCTGCCTACAGGTACATCTGTAAGGGTAAATCCTGACGTCAAGTATCGTGCCGCATCCTTAATAAAGCTTCCTGTAGCTATGGAACTTTATAAGGCCAAAGAATTGGGTAAAGTAAATCTTAGTGACACAATCAAACTCAAGCAAGAGTGGCTAAACGATGGCTATGGCGAACTTTACAAAAAAGGTGCCGGCTACATGTTAAGTTTGGGTGAAGCGGTTGAAATACTCTTAACAGACTCAGACAATACCGCGCTCCGTGCGATCCTCGACACAACAACCCCGATTTTAGAAGACCAAGATCGAGCCCTTGGTGCACTCGATATCGAGCTTAGTATGGCAAATGACGGTTCGATTGATATCGGAACGAGATCGTATAGTTCGTTCTTGAAATGTCTATACTTTGCCTGCTACAACAGTAAAGGAGATTCTCAAGCAATCTTAGAGCTACTTACTAAAACTAGCTTTGACAATCGAATCGTTGCTGGGGTGGATGATAAAAGCATTGAAATCGCACATAAGATTGGCGTTTTTAACATGCAAGTCCAAAGTGACTGTGGCATAGTCTATTTAGAGAATAACAACTATGTAATCTGTATTATGCTCGAGGGTAACGACGACGACACCACTAACTCCCATATCGCGAATCTCTCTAAGCTAGCCTACGAATATTTAGCAAAATAG